In Triticum aestivum cultivar Chinese Spring chromosome 5B, IWGSC CS RefSeq v2.1, whole genome shotgun sequence, the following proteins share a genomic window:
- the LOC123113889 gene encoding non-specific lipid-transfer protein A, with protein sequence MAPSTRRASVILVVGMLLASAMAAVAADAAEAEAAAEVSCGDAVSALIPCGSFLVGAVAGAPSESCCRGAQGLRRMAGTPGARRALCRCLEQSGPSFGVLPDRARQLPALCKLGISIPVSPHTDCDKIQ encoded by the exons ATGGCGCCTAGCACTCGTAGGGCCAGTGTCATCCTCGTCGTGGGGATGCTCCTCGCGTCTGCCATGGCAGCGGTGGCGGCCGACGCAgcggaggccgaggcggcggctGAGGTGTCGTGCGGGGACGCGGTGAGCGCGCTGATCCCGTGCGGGTCGTTCCTGGTGGGCGCCGTCGCCGGGGCGCCGAGCGAGAGCTGCTGCCGCGGCGCGCAGGGGCTGCGGAGGATGGCGGGAACGCCGGGCGCGCGCCGCGCGCTCTGCAGGTGCCTGGAGCAGTCCGGCCCGTCCTTCGGCGTGCTCCCGGACCGCGCCCGGCAGCTTCCCGCGCTCTGCAAGCTCGGCATCTCCATCCCCGTCAGCCCCCACACCGACTGCGACAA GATACAGTGA
- the LOC123117384 gene encoding uncharacterized protein gives MRIMLRTLRGDRVALDAGTVAQAKGMVMARERLPVAMQRLFFAGCHLDDDDRTLADYGVQHDSVLFLGLRLRTADSTPCQDEMHRLQVPAGWTAAKHEVHQEMHVHAHGNARAHGGSGGEEPGKAMARKPASRRALRKILSRLHVDAWTRQHEAKLLDLLQRHTAGRGGGVGDLTGEDWSAVRAELNAATGSGFAVEELQRRVGEFRRELEAVGRTKSHPRFGYDPRRRVVVAEEADWKRYTLENPDAAAYEGRSPRLVLLRAVFAGDGHGGAGAESQESRPRRYLNKLLRSFGLRCKL, from the exons ATGAGGATCATGTTGCGGACGCTGCGCGGGGACCGGGTGGCGCTGGACGCGGGGACCGTGGCGCAGGCCAAGGGCATGGTCATGGCCCGGGAGCGCCTCCCCGTGGCCATGCAGCGCCTCTTCTTCGCCGGCTGCCACCTCGACGACGACGACCGGACGCTCGCCGACTACGGCGTCCAACACGACTCTGTCCTCTTCCTCGGTCTCCGCCTCCGCACCGCCGACAGCACCCCGTGCCA GGACGAGATGCATAGGCTGCAGGTGCCGGCCGGTTGGACGGCCGCGAAGCATGAAGTGCACCAGGAGATGCATGTGCATGCCCATGGCAACGCGCGTGCGCACGGCGGCAGCGGTGGCGAGGAACCCGGGAAGGCCATGGCCAGGAAGCCGGCGTCGCGGCGCGCGCTCCGGAAGATCCTCTCGAGGCTGCACGTGGACGCGTGGACGAGGCAGCACGAAGCCAAGCTGCTCGACCTACTACAGCGCCAcacggcgggacgaggcggcggcgtgggcgaCCTGACCGGCGAGGACTGGTCGGCCGTCCGCGCCGAGCTGAACGCGGCGACGGGGTCCGGGTTTGCCGTGGAGGAGCTGCAGCGGCGGGTGGGCGAGTTCCGGCGCGAGCTCGAGGCCGTGGGCCGGACCAAGAGCCACCCGCGGTTCGGCTACGACCCGCGCCGCCGGGTCGTCGTCGCCGAGGAGGCCGACTGGAAGCGCTACACGCTG GAGAATCCCGATGCGGCGGCGTATGAGGGGAGGAGCCCCCGCCTGGTTCTCCTCCGAGCAGTTTTCGCCGGAGACGGGCATGGCGGCGCCGGCGCGGAAAGCCAGGAGTCGCGGCCGAGGAGGTACCTGAACAAGTTGCTGCGGAGTTTTGGGCTTCGATGTAAGCTGTAG
- the LOC123117385 gene encoding dirigent protein 15-like yields MRTLSLLAVLLLVAFHPRNAADAHGRHFGKEKLTNLRFYLHDTLSGRDPTAVPVAHAASATPRPGDPTPFSSVYVVDDVLTEGPERTSRVVGSAQGLYASTGRHGLGLVLGIDFALNDYNGSSFVVFSRNPVADGDGRELAVVGGRGAFRLARGFALLRTHYLNTGNGDAIIEYNVTLLHY; encoded by the coding sequence ATGAGGACTCTGTCCCTGCTCGCCGTCCTCCTCCTAGTCGCCTTCCACCCGCGCAACGCCGCTGACGCCCACGGCCGCCATTTCGGCAAGGAGAAGCTCACAAACCTGCGCTTCTACCTGCACGACACCCTCAGCGGCCGCGACCCGACGGCCGTCCCCGTGGCGCACGCCGCCAGCGCCACGCCCAGGCCCGGCGACCCCACGCCCTTCAGCTCCGTCTACGTCGTCGACGACGTGCTCACCGAGGGGCCCGAGCGGACGTCCAGGGTGGTCGGCAGCGCGCAGGGGCTGTACGCGTCCACGGGCAGGCACGGGTTGGGCCTCGTCCTCGGCATCGACTTCGCCCTCAACGACTACAACGGCAGCTCCTTCGTGGTCTTCTCGCGAAACCCCGTCGCGGACGGGGACGGCagggagctcgccgtcgtcggcggcCGCGGCGCATTCCGGCTGGCCCGCGGCTTCGCGCTGCTCCGCACGCACTACCTCAACACCGGCAACGGGGACGCCATCATCGAGTACAACGTCACCCTCCTGCACTACTGA